From the Oceanicaulis alexandrii DSM 11625 genome, one window contains:
- the hslV gene encoding ATP-dependent protease subunit HslV, which produces MPDTERKFPGWRGTTILSVRKNGKVVLAGDGQVSIGDTVVKATARKVRPLSSGKVITGFAGATADAFALFERLETKLEQYPDQLARACVELAKDWRTDRYMRRLEAMLIVADAKETFTLTGAGDVLEPEDGVAAIGSGGNYALSAARALLDYEDDAEVIARKAMKIASEICVYSNGNLTVETLG; this is translated from the coding sequence ATGCCTGATACCGAGCGTAAGTTCCCCGGCTGGCGCGGCACCACGATCCTGAGCGTGCGCAAGAACGGCAAGGTCGTCCTCGCCGGCGACGGCCAAGTCTCAATCGGCGATACGGTGGTCAAGGCCACCGCCCGCAAGGTGCGCCCCCTGTCGAGCGGCAAGGTGATCACCGGTTTCGCCGGCGCCACGGCGGACGCGTTTGCGCTGTTTGAACGGCTGGAAACCAAGCTTGAGCAATACCCTGATCAGCTGGCGCGCGCCTGCGTGGAGCTCGCCAAGGACTGGCGCACCGACCGCTACATGCGGCGGCTTGAAGCCATGCTGATCGTGGCCGACGCCAAGGAAACCTTCACCCTGACAGGCGCGGGCGACGTGCTGGAGCCTGAAGACGGGGTGGCCGCGATCGGATCGGGCGGAAATTACGCCCTGTCAGCCGCGCGCGCGCTGCTGGACTATGAAGACGACGCGGAAGTCATCGCCCGCAAGGCGATGAAGATCGCCAGCGAAATCTGCGTCTATTCCAACGGCAATCTGACCGTCGAGACACTGGGCTAG
- a CDS encoding complex I NDUFA9 subunit family protein, translating into MTLRNEMITVFGASGFIGRYVVRELAKAGYRVRAATRRPHLAHELKPMGVVGQVQLIQANLRNEDSVRRAVDGAHAVVNLVGILAQSGKQNFQALQADGAGLVAKCAAEAGITNFVQISAIGADEDSASEYARTKALGEKAVREAIPSAVVLRPSIVFGTEDGFFNKFGSMARFAPALPLIGGGKTRFEPIFAGDVAQCVLKAVEAPSKYAGRTYELGGPGIYTFKEILEFILTTIRRKRFLAPVPFFAAYPLGMVGEILGALPFVDPFLTRDQVTLLKSDNVSGLTDDDLGSVKDFGIDLESVEAITPTYLVRYRKGGQFSEDPEMIA; encoded by the coding sequence ATGACACTTCGCAATGAAATGATCACCGTTTTCGGCGCTTCGGGCTTCATCGGCCGGTATGTGGTGCGCGAGCTGGCCAAGGCCGGCTATCGGGTGCGCGCCGCGACCCGCCGCCCGCATCTGGCCCATGAGCTCAAACCCATGGGCGTGGTCGGCCAGGTCCAGCTGATCCAGGCCAATCTGCGCAATGAAGACTCGGTGCGCCGCGCCGTCGACGGCGCCCACGCCGTGGTCAATCTGGTGGGCATCCTGGCGCAGAGCGGCAAGCAGAACTTCCAGGCCCTGCAAGCCGACGGCGCGGGCCTTGTGGCCAAATGCGCCGCCGAGGCGGGCATCACAAATTTCGTGCAAATCTCCGCCATTGGCGCCGATGAAGACAGCGCGTCCGAATACGCCCGCACCAAGGCGTTGGGCGAAAAGGCCGTGCGCGAAGCCATCCCCTCGGCTGTCGTCCTGCGCCCCTCCATCGTGTTTGGCACCGAGGACGGCTTCTTCAACAAGTTCGGCTCCATGGCGCGGTTCGCCCCCGCCCTGCCGCTGATCGGCGGCGGCAAGACCCGGTTTGAACCCATCTTCGCCGGGGATGTCGCCCAATGCGTCCTGAAAGCGGTGGAGGCGCCGTCCAAATACGCCGGTCGCACCTATGAGCTGGGCGGGCCGGGCATTTACACCTTCAAGGAAATCCTTGAGTTCATCCTGACCACGATCCGTCGCAAGCGCTTCCTGGCGCCGGTGCCGTTCTTTGCGGCTTATCCGCTGGGCATGGTGGGCGAGATCCTGGGGGCGCTGCCTTTTGTCGATCCCTTCCTGACCCGTGATCAGGTGACCTTGCTCAAGTCTGACAATGTGTCGGGCCTGACCGATGACGATCTGGGCAGCGTCAAGGATTTCGGCATTGATCTGGAATCTGTCGAAGCGATCACCCCGACCTATCTGGTGCGCTACCGCAAGGGCGGCCAGTTCTCTGAAGATCCGGAAATGATTGCATAA
- the hslU gene encoding ATP-dependent protease ATPase subunit HslU: protein MTEFSPREIVHELDRHIIGQADAKKAVAIALRNRWRRKHLPEGLREEVTPKNILMIGPTGVGKTEISRRLAKLAGAPFIKVEATKFTEVGYVGRDVDSIARDLVEIAITLVRENKREEVKAKAHAAAENRVLDALVGKDAGASTRETFRKKLLSGELDDKDIEIDIVDDSSNPFQGMDLPGMGSMGVINLGDMLGKGFGGKPKTLRTTVKEAYEPLINEEADKLLDETQIQSEAIRLAENEGIVFLDEIDKVCARADARGADVSREGVQRDLLPLIEGATVSTKYGPMKTDHVLFIASGAFHVSKPSDLLPELQGRLPIRVELQALTRDDFRAILTEPEASLITQYVALMKTEGFELSFDDSAIDSIADFAAEVNASVENIGARRLSTILEKVCEEISYTASDRSGDSLAIDAGYVTERVGSLARNADLSKFIL, encoded by the coding sequence ATGACTGAGTTTTCTCCGCGCGAAATCGTCCATGAGCTCGATCGCCATATCATCGGCCAGGCCGACGCCAAGAAAGCCGTCGCCATCGCGCTGAGAAACCGCTGGCGTCGCAAGCATCTACCTGAAGGACTGCGTGAAGAGGTCACGCCGAAAAACATTCTGATGATCGGGCCGACCGGCGTCGGCAAGACCGAAATCTCGCGCCGTCTGGCGAAGCTCGCGGGCGCGCCTTTCATCAAGGTCGAAGCCACGAAGTTCACCGAAGTGGGCTATGTGGGCCGGGATGTGGATTCCATCGCCCGGGACCTCGTTGAAATCGCGATCACCTTGGTGCGTGAAAACAAGCGCGAAGAGGTGAAGGCCAAGGCCCACGCCGCCGCAGAAAACCGCGTTCTGGACGCCCTTGTGGGCAAGGATGCGGGCGCTTCGACCCGCGAGACCTTCAGAAAGAAACTTCTGTCCGGCGAACTCGACGACAAGGATATCGAGATCGATATTGTCGACGACTCCAGCAATCCCTTCCAGGGCATGGATCTGCCCGGCATGGGCTCGATGGGCGTGATCAATCTCGGCGACATGCTGGGCAAGGGATTTGGCGGCAAGCCCAAAACCCTGCGCACCACAGTGAAAGAAGCCTACGAGCCGCTGATCAATGAAGAAGCGGACAAGCTACTGGACGAAACCCAGATCCAGTCCGAAGCCATTCGTCTGGCCGAAAATGAAGGCATTGTCTTCCTCGATGAGATCGACAAGGTCTGCGCCCGCGCCGATGCGCGCGGCGCTGACGTCTCCCGCGAGGGCGTGCAGCGTGATCTGCTGCCGCTGATCGAAGGGGCGACCGTCTCCACCAAATACGGCCCGATGAAAACCGATCACGTGCTCTTCATCGCGTCCGGGGCCTTCCATGTCAGCAAGCCCTCAGACCTTTTGCCGGAGCTGCAAGGTCGGTTGCCGATCCGGGTGGAGCTGCAGGCGCTGACCCGCGATGACTTCCGCGCCATCCTGACCGAGCCTGAAGCCAGCCTCATCACCCAGTATGTGGCGCTGATGAAAACTGAAGGTTTCGAGCTGAGCTTTGATGACAGCGCCATCGACTCCATCGCCGATTTCGCCGCTGAAGTGAACGCCAGCGTTGAAAATATCGGCGCGCGACGCTTGTCCACCATTCTAGAAAAAGTCTGCGAGGAAATCAGCTACACCGCGTCTGATCGCTCAGGCGACAGCCTGGCCATTGACGCAGGCTACGTCACCGAACGCGTGGGCAGCCTGGCCCGCAATGCAGACCTGTCCAAATTCATCCTCTAA
- a CDS encoding saccharopine dehydrogenase family protein: MSNRDFDVVIYGATGFTGRLVAEYLSREYGKTVAWAMAGRSEDKLKSVRDEIGALADTPLVVADASDPASLKAMAERTRAVITTVGPYQLYGEALVKACVEAGTDYVDLSGEPAWMHDIIANYSDKAKASGARIVHSCGFDSVPFDLGVYYLQEHAKAKTGKPLSRIKGRVRAMKGTFSGGTAASFAETMKRAAKEPQIIDWLKDPFSLCEDFEGPKQPHGAKVIFEEDLNAWSAPFVMATINTKNVHRSNALMGHAYGEDFVYDEMFMTGPGEKGEQFAHVIANDRSMQDNPPKPGEGPSKEERETGFYDVMFTGETADGQRLTASVKGDKDPGYGSTSKMITECALALVKDVSRDQTPGGVYTTAPALGDALIKRLTEHAGLTFAIES, translated from the coding sequence ATGTCGAACCGTGACTTTGACGTCGTGATCTATGGCGCAACCGGCTTCACCGGCCGTTTGGTCGCAGAATATCTGAGCCGTGAATACGGCAAGACTGTCGCCTGGGCGATGGCGGGCCGATCAGAAGACAAGCTCAAGAGCGTGCGCGACGAGATCGGCGCGCTGGCCGATACCCCGCTTGTGGTGGCGGATGCTTCTGATCCCGCCTCGCTCAAGGCCATGGCCGAGCGCACCCGCGCCGTGATCACCACGGTGGGGCCGTATCAGCTGTATGGCGAAGCGCTGGTGAAAGCCTGCGTCGAGGCCGGAACCGATTATGTGGATCTGTCGGGCGAGCCCGCCTGGATGCACGACATCATCGCCAATTATTCAGACAAGGCCAAAGCGTCCGGCGCCCGTATCGTGCATTCATGCGGTTTTGACAGCGTGCCTTTCGATCTGGGCGTCTATTATCTGCAAGAGCACGCCAAGGCGAAGACCGGAAAGCCGCTCAGCCGCATCAAGGGCCGGGTCCGCGCCATGAAGGGCACCTTCTCGGGCGGCACCGCGGCGAGCTTCGCAGAGACCATGAAGCGTGCGGCGAAAGAGCCTCAGATCATCGACTGGCTGAAGGACCCGTTCTCGCTGTGCGAGGATTTTGAAGGCCCTAAACAGCCCCATGGCGCCAAGGTCATTTTTGAAGAGGATCTGAACGCCTGGTCCGCGCCCTTCGTGATGGCGACGATCAACACCAAGAACGTTCACCGCTCGAACGCCTTGATGGGTCATGCCTATGGCGAGGATTTTGTCTACGACGAGATGTTCATGACCGGACCGGGCGAGAAGGGCGAGCAATTCGCTCATGTGATCGCCAATGACCGGTCCATGCAGGACAACCCGCCCAAGCCGGGCGAAGGTCCCTCGAAAGAAGAGCGTGAGACCGGCTTTTACGACGTCATGTTCACCGGTGAGACGGCCGACGGTCAGCGTCTGACAGCGTCCGTGAAGGGCGACAAGGACCCCGGTTACGGGTCGACCTCAAAGATGATCACCGAATGTGCGCTGGCCCTGGTGAAAGACGTCAGCCGCGACCAGACGCCGGGCGGGGTCTACACAACGGCGCCCGCGCTGGGTGACGCCTTGATCAAGCGCCTGACCGAGCATGCGGGCCTGACCTTCGCCATCGAAAGCTAG
- a CDS encoding VOC family protein: MSRPRFHLAFPVDNLEAARRFYGDVLGCPMGRESEHWIDFDFLGHQIVAHLAPEECQAAKTGAVDGKQVPVRHFGLILEWDQFDPLAERLRRAGTPFVIDPYVRFAGKAGEQKTMFVTDPAGNALEFKAFKDDAMVFATELDA, translated from the coding sequence ATGTCCCGTCCCCGCTTTCATCTCGCCTTCCCCGTGGACAATCTTGAAGCGGCGCGGCGCTTTTACGGCGATGTGCTGGGCTGTCCGATGGGGCGCGAGAGCGAACACTGGATCGATTTTGACTTTCTGGGTCATCAGATCGTCGCGCATCTGGCTCCGGAAGAGTGTCAGGCGGCCAAGACGGGTGCGGTGGACGGCAAGCAAGTGCCCGTGCGCCATTTCGGCCTGATCCTTGAGTGGGACCAGTTTGATCCTCTGGCCGAGCGCTTGCGTCGCGCCGGGACGCCGTTCGTCATTGATCCCTATGTGCGCTTTGCGGGAAAAGCGGGCGAGCAAAAGACGATGTTCGTCACCGACCCGGCTGGCAATGCGCTGGAATTCAAGGCGTTCAAAGATGACGCCATGGTGTTCGCCACCGAGCTTGATGCCTAG